A region of the Sinorhizobium arboris LMG 14919 genome:
TACTCCTATTTCGCGCTGGTCGCAGACGATCCGTCCGTGCAGATCGTGAGCCAGGCCCAGACCTGGTATATCCGCGACATGCTCAAGGACACCGAGCACAGGGACCTGCCGGTCCTCTCCGCCGCGGCGCCTTTCAAGGCCGGCGGGCGCGGTGGCGCCGAGTACTATACGGATGTTCCAGCGGGCGCCATCGCCATCAAGAATGTCGCCGACCTCTATCTCTATCCGAATACGGTGCAGGCGGTCGTCATCACCGGCGACGAGGTGCGCAACTGGCTCGAAATGTCCGCCGGCATCTTCAATCAGATCGCGCCCGGTTCCGTCGACGCAAGCCTGATCAATGGTGCTTTCCCCTCCTACAATTTCGACGTGATCGACGGCGTCACCTACCAGATCGATCTCTCGCAGCCGGCAAAATACGACAAGGACGGCAACCTAGCGAACCCGGACGCCCACCGCATCCGCGACTTGAAGTTCGAGGGCAAACCAATCGATCCCGCGCAGAAATTCGTCGTTGCGACGAATAATTACCGTGCCGGGGGTGGCGGCAACTTTCCGGGCATCACTGCCGACAAGGTCGTCTTCGCCGCGCCCGACACCAATCGCGACGTCATCGTGCGCTACATCGTCGAACAGGGAACGATCAACCCATCGGCGGACGCGAACTGGACCTTCGCGCCGCAAAAGGACACGAGCGTTCTCTTCGATAGCGGCCCGAAGGCGCGGCAGTTCCTGGAAGAAGTCAAGGCGGTGAAAATCGAAGATGCAGGCGACGGGAGCGATGGTTTCGCCCGGTTCAGAATCAAGCTGTGACATTGTCGTCGCGGCTGCCGGGAGAGGAGCGGGTCGGTTTCCGGTCCGCATTCCGCCTGCATCAACCTTTTCAACAGCGACAACGCTCTGGGTCGATCCGGCTGAAGTCACCGTGATCTCATGCAAAACATGAGAACAGGCTCACAAGAGGCTGATGGATTTAGCGATTATCATCGCTTGGCATCAGACCGACCGGGACTGAGCGTCGTCGGAAAAGAGGGCCGCGCGCTGCTCATCGATGATCTGGCGTCCCTTGCGAAACGCCGAGTCGATCGCGTCCTGCTCGGAGGTGAAGAGATCTGCTCGGATGAAGCTGCGCACCTTCGTTTCGCCGTCCGGCATCGGCTTTTCGATGCTGCCGGCAAGTCGGTACTGCGATCCCTCGCGTTGAGGCGTCGCCCGGATCACGCAATCCGCATAGTTCTCGGTCTTGCCCGCCGCAGGCTGCGCCTGCGCTTCAGAGCTGGACCGGCCGAATAATTTCGAGAAAAACGATGCCATGCCTTACAGTTAGCCGTGCTCGCCGGCGCTGTCAAAGCCAAAATTGACCAGATTGGCGCGGGCGGTCACCGCCGATTCAAATGACGAAGTTGGCGAGTATCTCGTTCTCGGTGATGTCCTGGTAACGCAGCCCTGCCGCATCGAAACGCTGTTTGAGAACGGGAAAATTCTCCGCGTGCTTCGTCTCGATGCCGATGAGCACCGAACCGAAATTTCGCGCCGATTTTTTCAGATACTCGAACCGCGCGATATCGTCCTCCTCTCCGAGCAGGCTGAGGAAATCGCGAAGCGCCCCCGGACGCTGAGCCATGCGCAGAATGAAATACTTCTTGAGTCCCGCATGGCGCATGGCCCGCTCCTTCACGTCCGGCAGGCGCTCAAAGTCGAAATTGCCTCCGGAAACGACAGCCACGACGATCTTGCCATCGAGCTTTTCGCGGCCAAGCGCCTCCAGCGCAGTGATCGCGAGCGCACCGGCGGGTTCGAGAACCACGCCTTCGACATTCAACATTTCGGTGATCGTCAGGCAGATCGCATTCTCCGGCAGCAGCATCACCTGTTCCGGCGAAAATCTCCGCAGCGCTGCAAAATTCAGGTCGCCGATCCGTGCAACCGCCGCGCCATCGACGAAATTGTCCACTTGCTCGAGCGTGACGACGCTGCCGAGTTCCAGGCTGCGCCTGAAGCTCGGGGCCCCCTCCGGTTCGCAGAACAGAAAGCGGTCTGCCGAAAGGCTGTCAGCCAAATAGCCTGTCACGCCGGCGGCCAACCCGCCGCCGCCGACGGGCAGGACGACGAGATCGGCCATGAGACCGGCGGGCAATTGTTCGGTTATTTCAGCTGCAACCGTGGCCTGACCCTCGATGATATCGTCATGATCGAAGGGCGGCACCATGACGCCGCCGATCGCTTGCACATGATCGCGCGCCGACTGGTAGCATTGATCGAAAATATCGCCGACGAGCCGGATCGTTATGAATTCGCCGCCGAACATGCGCGTCTTGTCGATCTTCTGCTGGGGCGTCGTCACGGGCATGAAGACGACGCCGGGAACGCCGAAGTGACGGCAGACAAAGGCAAAGCCTTGCGCATGATTGCCCGCGGAAGCGCAAACGAAGGTCTTTCCAGCCGCTCCGGAACCGAGCGACTTGCGGAAGAAATTGAAGGCGCCGCGGATCTTATAGGACCGCACCGGGGAAAGGTCCTCGCGCTTCAGAAAGACGCTGGCTCCATAGCGCGCGCTCAGATGTTCGTTGAGTTGCAGGGGCGTTGGCGGAAAGATCTCGCGCATGGCCGCCGCCGCTTTTTCAACATCCTGCTTCATCACGTGACTTCACCCGTTGAGTTTGCCGATAGCAGTCGCTATTGCACATTGCCGCGCCGGAAACCATCGATTTGACACGAATCGATGACCCGCAGCACTATCGCGTCCACTCCGGGCGATCGCCGGGCCCATCGACAACCGCTTGCAGGAAATCAAGAGCTTGAACGCGAATCTGATCCGGCATGCTGTCCATCTCGCGGCGATCCTGGGGTTCTATCTCTCCGGCGCGATGCTGCTTCCGGCTCTGGTCGATCTCTACTACGGACACCCGGACTGGCAGGTTTTTGCCGTGACGGCCTTCATGACGGGCGCTATCTCGTCGACCACGTTCATGGCCACGCGTGCCGGTCCCCCGCCGTTCTCGAAAAAGTTCGGCTTCCTGGTGGTGAACGTGCTGTGGTTCGTCTTCTCGATCGTCGGCGCCATTCCACTCTGGCTTTCGTCGGTCGACCTCGATTTTGCCCAGGCTCTGTTCGAGTCCGTATCGGCGGTAACGACCACCGGTTCAACCGTTATCGTCGGGCTCGATGACGCGCCTCCGGGCCTCCTGCTTTGGCGCTCGCTCCTCAGCTGGCTTGGCGGCATCGGCATCGTCGTTCTCGGCCTCTTCATCATCCCTTACCTGCGTGTCGGCGGCATGTCCTTCTTCAAGATGGAATCCTCCGACACCAGCGACAAACCGTTCGCTCGCCTCGCAAGCTTCGGCCGCGCCTTTCTCGTCATCTATGTGTCGCTGACCCTGCTTTGCGCGATCAGCTACGCCATGCTCGGGATGAGCCGGTTCGATGCCATCAATCATGCGATGACGACCGTCGCCACGGGCGGCTTTTCGACTCACGACGCGTCATTCGGCCATTTTGCCAGCATTCCCCTCTACTGGGTCAGCACCTTCTTCATGGCGCTCTGCAGCCTGCCCTTTTCGATCCTGATCGTGCTCGTCGTTCGCGGACGCCTGGACGCGCTTCGCGATCCTCAGATCATCGTATTCCTGGCGTACCTCACAGCCTTCTCGGTTGCGGTCGCGACCTACAACAGACTTGCCAACGGCGTTGATTTTCACCTGGCACTGACCCACGCCTTCTTCAATGTCACGTCGCTTCTGTCGACTACCGGCTACGCGAGCCAGGACTACAGCATGTGGGGTCCCTTCGTGTTCATGGTTGCGTTCATATGCACCTTTATCGGAGGCTGCTCCGGCTCCACGTCCGGCGGCATGAAGGCCTATCGGTTTGTCGTGCTCTTCAACGCCGTTAGGTCGGCCCTGAACAAACTCGTCTACCCGAACGCGGTCTATGCGGTGCGTTACGGCAAGAGTACGGTCGATGCGGACGTTCAACGTGCCATCCTGCTGTTTTTCATTACCTATATCCTGCTCTGGGTCTTCGGCAGTCTGTTTATGGGGGCCCTCGGCTATGATTTTGTCACAGCCGTGTCGGCGGTGATCACGTGCCTCTCCAATGTCGGCCCCGGCCTCGGCAGCATCATCGGTCCTGCGGGCAACTTCTCGACCCTCCAGGACCCCGAGCTCTACCTGCTGTCGATGATGATGCTGCTCGGACGTCTGGAGGTATTGACCGTTCTCGTCGTGCTCACTCCGGTCTTCTGGAAGCAGTAACGGTCGCCCGCTACAGCCGTGCCTTGACTTGGTGTGCCAAATGCCGAAAGCTCAGAGCGATCGGGCATTCTGGGAAGCGCGATGGCGAAACACCTGCTCCTGTTGGCGGCACTCACGAACGCCACCGTCATCCTCGCCCAAACGCATGCAGAGGCGGGGCCGCTCGCCGACGCTGCGGCGAGGGCCGAACAGCAGGCGAGTTCCGGCGATGCCGCCGGTGCGCAGGAAACGTTGCGCAAGGCCGTGAGCGACTTTTCGCAAACCCTGCCCTTCTCCATCGGCAAGGCCGTCTTCGTCACGGCAGCACCGGCGGGCTTCGCGATGTACGAGCCGAAGCCCGCCCCGGTATTCGAGACGGGCGAAACGCTCATATCCTATGTCGAGCCCGTGGGACTTACCTGGAAGGAGGCAAGCGACAAGGGCAAGCTGGAGACTCGCTTCACGGTCGACTTCGACATTCTCAACCCGAAGGGAGAAGTCCTCGCCAGCCAGAAGGCGTTCGGCGACTTCACCTTCAAGGGCTATCTGCGCAACCAGGAAATCTATGCAACGCTGAGGATCGACGTAGCCGGGGCCCCATCCGGAAACTATGTGCTGCGCTACCGCTTCAACGACATCAACAGCGGCAGGAGTGCAAGCGTCGACCAGCCCTTCGAAATCGCCGGCCCCTGAGAGATTGCCGACCTCAGCCAGCAGCACGCCAGGATCGCAAGGCGGAGCACTCGGGCCGGAAGGAGAAATCAGGCGGCTCTGGTACGGACGACGGGAATCGAACCCGTACGGTTTCCCGAGGGATTTTAAGTCCCTAAATCCGAGGTTTGCCAAAAGCCAGCGGGTTGAAAAGACTAGCTATTTAGCATCACCTATTTTTCCACAGGGGCACCGAGTGACACGCATTGTCACACGGGTTTGTCACACGGAAAGCCGTTGTATTTCCGAGAGATTTCGCTAAAGAGGAACCCGGAGCGGACGTGGCGAAATAGGTAGACGCAAGGCACTTAAAATGCCTCGGGCAACGCCCGTGCGGGTTCGATCCCCGCCGTCCGCACCAATGATTATGCCTTGGAGAGCTTCCCGGCGAAAACGGCCGTTATCAAGGCCCAGAAGGCGCTACCACTGTAAAGCAGCAATCCTTGAGCAAAGTAAGAGAAGTCACCGTCTCCGGTGCCGTAGACCCAAATAAAAGCAGCCGCGATTGGAGCCGCCAGAAACCCTATGCCTAACCGCAATTGCTTCTCTAGTTCGGTAACCTTCCCCAATATCCATGCGAGAAGAGAGGCGATAAGGAAAACCGCAACAGCGCCGCCAGCCAGTTGAGACAATACCGCGATCATTTCATTCCCCGCTTCTTAGAATTACCACCATTGAGAGAACTCTCTCGGCCTACGCGAGGTATCTAGCCGTGCAGTTGCGGGGCTGGCAAGACAAAAAAGGCCCCGGCGAAGCTGCCGAGGCTCGAGTTCTGGGAAGGTGCCGAGGGGGTCAGTCGTTGGCGACCACCGGGAGCTTCGGGACAGCCGGTTCGAGCGCCGCTGCGACGTCGTCGAGGGCCGAGGGCGACAGCTTCATGTACCGCTGGGTCACCGAGAGGTTCGAGTGGTCCATCCATTCCATGATCCGCTTGGCGTCGATCCCGCCATCGCCAAACGTGACGCGCAGGTCTGCCGGAAGATGTGGAACGGCTGTGAGAACTTCGCGTACTTGCCGCCGAGCTTCTCGTAGACCACGTTCAGGTGGCGACGGCATGTGTCGAGGTTCAGGTCACCGAAGGGCCGCGCAGGGTCCTTGCTGTCGATCCGACACTGCGCCAGGACGGCGCGAACACGAGCGGTCGGTGGGATGTACGACGTGCGCCCCAATACCTGCCAACCAGCGGCTCGTCCCGGCGTGGAGGTCCATGTCGAGGCTGGAGCAGACATCACTGGCCACGAACCACGGCCCGTCGTCGAGCCGTACCGTGCGAATATCCGTGTCCTTGAACTTGAAGAGAGAGGGCGTGTTCATGGTCATTTCCTTGGTTGTCACAGGAGGATTGTCACAGGAGGTCCCTTGTCACCAAAATCCCTGCCTCAGTGGAGAGAAATCAGAAACGGCCCGAACCCCTTAGGGATCAGGCTTAAATTTCAGTGCTTTGGGGAATGATTGCCTTGGTGGAAGGGACGCTTTGGGGATTTTAAGTCCCTTGCGTCTACCAGTGTCGCCGCGTCCGCCCGCAGCCTAAATCAAATACTTAGTCGATTCATTCAAGGGAATGTTTTGCGAACGGCGTTTCCAGGCAGTCCAGCGGGATCGCAGGCGCAGTGCCAGGGTTTTACGCCATGCGAAAGCGCCGTGCGTCTGAAATGACGCACGGCGCAAGAGACGACACCAATTTTATCGGGAGGCGTCAAGCGGACTGGCTTACCGACCTCGGCCGGTCTTGGAGCTTTCTTGTGACTGTCCCGCGCCGCGGCCGCCTCGGGCCACGCCCTTGCCATGGGAGCTGCCGGGGTTCGTTGGATCTGCGCCGTTACCCCAGCCGTTGTTGCCTTTAACCTTTCCGCCGCCGCCACCGGACTTGGCGATTGCGTTTGACGTCAGGCTTGTGGAAAGCAACATCGTTACTGCAGGCGGTGTCACAATGGCGAACCGACCGCAACTTTTCAGAAACTCTCGCCGATCTTCGTCGCTCTTTGATGGCGGTTCGTGTGGTACTTCGGGCATGAACGTCTCCCCTTAACGTTGCATTGATTACACCCGTAGAG
Encoded here:
- a CDS encoding HlyU family transcriptional regulator — translated: MASFFSKLFGRSSSEAQAQPAAGKTENYADCVIRATPQREGSQYRLAGSIEKPMPDGETKVRSFIRADLFTSEQDAIDSAFRKGRQIIDEQRAALFSDDAQSRSV
- the ilvA gene encoding threonine ammonia-lyase, with amino-acid sequence MKQDVEKAAAAMREIFPPTPLQLNEHLSARYGASVFLKREDLSPVRSYKIRGAFNFFRKSLGSGAAGKTFVCASAGNHAQGFAFVCRHFGVPGVVFMPVTTPQQKIDKTRMFGGEFITIRLVGDIFDQCYQSARDHVQAIGGVMVPPFDHDDIIEGQATVAAEITEQLPAGLMADLVVLPVGGGGLAAGVTGYLADSLSADRFLFCEPEGAPSFRRSLELGSVVTLEQVDNFVDGAAVARIGDLNFAALRRFSPEQVMLLPENAICLTITEMLNVEGVVLEPAGALAITALEALGREKLDGKIVVAVVSGGNFDFERLPDVKERAMRHAGLKKYFILRMAQRPGALRDFLSLLGEEDDIARFEYLKKSARNFGSVLIGIETKHAENFPVLKQRFDAAGLRYQDITENEILANFVI
- a CDS encoding TrkH family potassium uptake protein, with the translated sequence MNANLIRHAVHLAAILGFYLSGAMLLPALVDLYYGHPDWQVFAVTAFMTGAISSTTFMATRAGPPPFSKKFGFLVVNVLWFVFSIVGAIPLWLSSVDLDFAQALFESVSAVTTTGSTVIVGLDDAPPGLLLWRSLLSWLGGIGIVVLGLFIIPYLRVGGMSFFKMESSDTSDKPFARLASFGRAFLVIYVSLTLLCAISYAMLGMSRFDAINHAMTTVATGGFSTHDASFGHFASIPLYWVSTFFMALCSLPFSILIVLVVRGRLDALRDPQIIVFLAYLTAFSVAVATYNRLANGVDFHLALTHAFFNVTSLLSTTGYASQDYSMWGPFVFMVAFICTFIGGCSGSTSGGMKAYRFVVLFNAVRSALNKLVYPNAVYAVRYGKSTVDADVQRAILLFFITYILLWVFGSLFMGALGYDFVTAVSAVITCLSNVGPGLGSIIGPAGNFSTLQDPELYLLSMMMLLGRLEVLTVLVVLTPVFWKQ